The genomic interval CCGGCCACGACGGGCATGGCGATTCTGGCCGTGGGACTTTTCATCCTTTCCGCCATGAACGGGGAGACCCCCTTCCATCTTGTGGTGATCGGCCTGGTGGTGACGGGAGTCGGGGTATCGATTTTCGCCACGCCCAACAACAGCGCGATGCTCGGAGCCGCGCCGCCGGGACGGAAGGGCATCGCTTCGGGGATCCTCGCCACGTCGCGGCTGCTGGGAATGGCCACGGGGGTCAGCCTGGCGGGCGCGATCCTCGCCGGCGTCGTCGGCGGCCGGCCGGCTCACGGGATCCCCCCGGAACGGGTCTTCAAGGCGACCCACCTCGCGTTCCTTGCGGCCGGCTTGTTGGCTTCGGCGGGAACGGTCCTCACGGCGGCGCGAACCGAAGGGAAGGCTCCCCAACGATTATCGGGAAAGACGATCTCCATGGATGGAGACGTCCCGGAGGAAGCCGATCCCGCACAACAAGCACCAACCTGAGGACGGCGCGGGAGGGACCCATGGAAACCGGAGTTACGGAAAGCGGGAAGCGGGTTCGGCAAGAGGTTTCGTACGACGAACGCTATCGGAAGTTGCTGGACCTCGCGGAGAGCCTCGGGAAACACCGGGTGCGGATCGTCCGGGCGGCGGTCCGCGACCTCCGGTTCACCGTCAAGGACAGTGAAGCGGAGGTGGACGTCTCGATCGACCGGCTCAAGATGTTCGCCGAGGCGAGGCCGATCCTGGAAGGAAGGCGGCCGCTCGGGGGGGAAGGTTCCTTCGTTTCCCTCATGCTCTCCTACAACGGCAGCTCCTGGCTCAACACCGCGATCACATCCCTCTACATGGTGGGAAACCGCGTCAACGTGAAGTTCTCCTCGAAGGGATCCGGCCTCTCCGCCCTCACCGAGTCCATCTACAAGCCGATCTTCGGCGACGACATCCGCTTCACGCGGGAGGGTGGAAAGGAGTTCATGAAGCGCTCGCTGAAGGATCCCGGCGTTTCCGCCGTGGTGGCGTTCGGCTCGGACGACAACATCCTCCCCTACGAGAAGGCGTTCCGCGGCAGCGGCAAAAAACTGGTCTTCGAAGGACCCGGGCAGGATCCCTTCATCGTCTTCCCCGACGCGGACCTCGATCTTGCCATGAGGGATCTCGTGGCCACGAAGTTCGCCTATTCCGGCCAGACATGCGTCGCCCCCAAGCGGATCCTCATCCACCGCTCGATCTACGGCGAGTTCCTCGCGCGATTCGAGGAGCGGGTCCGCAATCTTGAGACCGGTGCCCCGGAAGACGTCCGGACGGACGTCTCTCCCGTGGCGAGCGCACTGGCGGTGGCCCGGATCCGGGAGCAGCTCAAGGAGGCGGTGGCGATGGGGGCGAAGATCGTCTGCGGCGGGAAGATCGAGGGGAACCTGATCCACCCCACCATCGTCCGGGACGCCACGGATGACATGCTCGGGATGCGGGAGGAGGTCTTCGGCCCCGTGGCGTTCACTTCCTCCTTCGACACGAAGGAAGAAGTCGTGGCCCGGGCGAAGGCCCACAAGTACGGGCTGCGCGCCGCGCTCTTCGGCGGAAAGGAGGCGGCGGAGGCGGCGAAGGAGCTGGTGGGCAAGCCGTACTGCCACCCGGTGCCGGCCTATACGTTCGGGAAGTTCGGCACGATCGCCCTGAACCAGACCCGCAGGGAGTCCTGGCGGGGCGCATTCATAACGAGAGCGGTCGGGGGCTACGGCTACTCCGGCTGGATCTGGGAGACGGTGGACGGAGCGTTCCGGATCAAGCAGGGGCCGAAGCTCCTGAGCATCGAGACATCGGTTTAGGGGACCGGGCTGACTGCAGAGAGAGGCCGGCGGTACACCCCGACCGTTGACTGCTTGATCCCTATGACCTTCATACGCGGTGATCACACAGAGCAACATATATCAACTTATTGGTTCATATGAAATTTCATCGGTAACTGCTTGGCCGGGGAAGTACCGGTCAACAATTCTTGCGTCGGCCGGGAAAACCTAAATACCGGGATTGACAAACGCGGCGTCAGATAATAGAATACAAATTCATAAAATATACAGGTCGTTCACTAACGGCATTATAAAAATTCATCGGGCGGCTTCCGTCGGAGGTGGGGAAAAAATTCTTCGACCGGATTCTTCCGCAAGCGCGTTTCGCAAGGCTTCTGTCCGACGATCCTTTCACGGCGGACGGGACGCCGATCGAGGCCTGGGTATGTGGAGGTCAGATGATTCAAGAGATGAAATCCCCAAGGCGGGAAAGAAGGAAGGCGGGGCAACGGCAAGAGATGCTGGAAGTGGCTCTCGGCCTTTTCTCGGAGAAGGGATACCACAACGTCTCCGTCCATGAGATCGCCGACAAGGCCGAATTCGCCATCGGAACGCTTTACAAGTTCTTCAGGAACAAGGAGGACCTCTACAAGGACCTTGTTCTTGAACAATGCGAAACGCTTCACGATGCGCTTATGCAAGCGATGGAAAAGCCGGATGACGAGGTTGAAAAACTGCGAAATTTCGTCCGGACCAAAAGCAAACTGTTTCGCGGCAATCTTCCCTTCTTTCGCCTGTATCTTGCCGAGAGCAGAGGAGTGAACTTCAACATCAAAGCGGGTCTGGATGAGAAGGTGAGAGAAGGATACTACGCCTCTCTCCAAAGACTTGCCTCGATCTTTGAGACCGGCATCAAGAACGGGCGGTTCAAAAGAATCGCCGGCCCTTATCATTTGGCCGTCGCTCTCGATAGCACCGTCAATGCTTTTCTTCTTCTCTGGCTTGACGCGCCCGAGAGCCATCCTTATCCGGGGAGCCCGGACGGCATTCTGGATATTTTCTTCAAAGGACTGACGGAGCCGTGATCTCGCTCGTGGGTTTTTCGACTGAATACGCTCATTACCGATATCGGGGGGGACGGATGCGAACGAACAAGAACGTTTATCAACCACCTAAATGGTCGGTGGCTTTAACGGCGCTGGCGAGCTTGCTCCTGGTCGGTGGCTGCCAGAACATGCAAGGCAAACCGGCAGCGCCACCTCCCGTCCCGGAAGTGGCTGTGGTGACGGTCCGCCCGGAGCAGGTCGAGCTGACCACGGAATTGCCGGGGAGGACCTCCGCGTACCGCGTCGCGGAAATCCGGCCCCAGGTCAACGGCATCATCCTGAAACGGATGTTTCGTGAAGGGGCCGACGTAACGTCGGGAGAGGTCCTCTACCAGATCGATCCGGCCCCCTATCAATCGGCGCTCATGAACGCCAAGGCCTCCCTTTCCAGGGCGGAAGCCAACCTGCCGGCGGTCCGGTCGAGGGCCGAACGGTACAAGGAGCTGATTGCCGACAAGGCGGTCAGCCAGCAGGACTACGACGACGCCTCGGCCACCGTGAAGCAGGCCGAGGCCGATGTCGAGTCCTGGAAGGCGGCGGTGGAGACCGCCCGCATCAATCTGGCATATACGCGGATCACTGCGCCGATTTCCGGCCGGATCGGCCGATCCGCCATTACGGAAGGCTCCTTGGTGACGGCGCATCAGCCCCTGGCCCTGTCGACCATCCAGCAGCTCGATCCCATCTACATGGACGTCCCCCAATCCACCGCCGAGCTGCTGCGATTGAAAAGCCGCCTGAAGGCCGGCCATCTCGATCGGAACGGAGCGAACCAGAAGAAGGTCAAACTCCTCCTGGAGGACGGCACGACGTATCCGGAGGAAGGGACGCTCGAGTTCCAGGACGTCACGGTGGACCCGACGACGGGGTCCGTCATCCTGCGGGCCGTATTTCCGAATCCACAAAGGGTTCTCCTGCCGGGCATGTTCGAACGGGCGGTGGTGAAGGAAGGCGTGAACCGCCGGGCCATCCTGATTCCCCAGCAGTCCGTGTCGCGCGACCCGAAGGGGAACCCTGCCGTGCTGATCGTGGACGCGGGGGAAAAGGTGCAGCTCCGGATGCTCGAGATCGATCGGGCCATCGGCGACAAATGGCTCGTCTCGTCGGGCCTCGCATCCGGCGATCGGGTGATCGTCGAGGGGCTGCAGAGGGCGCGCCCCGGCGCTTCCGTGAAGGTGGTTCCTTTCGAAGCCGCAAAATCGAAGTAACGGAGGCGAGAGATGTTATCGAAATTCTTCCTGGATCGTCCGGTCTTCGCCTGGGTCATCGCCATCATCATGATGGTCGCGGGCGGACTGGCGATCTACAATCTGCCCATATCGCAGTACCCTCCCATCGCCCCGCCGTCCATCGCCATCGACTCCTTCTACCCGGGCGCCTCGGCAAAGACCGTCGAAGACAGCGTGACGCAGATCATCGAGCAGAAGATGACCGGCTTCGACGACATGCTGTATCTCTCCGGCACGAGCGACTCGGCCGGCGCCTCCCGCGTCGAGTTGACCTTCAAGCCGGGAACCGATCCGGACCTGGCCTGGGCCAAGGTGCAGAACAAGCTCCAGCTCGCCATGGCCAGCCTCCCGGACGTGGTCCAGCGCTCGGGGGTCATGGTCAGCAAGTCCACGAGGAATTTCCTGATCATCGTGGGCCTGACCTCCGAGGACGGCAGCATGGACGGCAACGACCTTCGGGACTATGCCCAGTCCAATCTGGAAAAAGTGCTGGCGCGCGTTCCCGGAGTCGGCGAGGTCGTGAATTTCGGTTCGCAGTATTCGATGCGCGTCTGGCTGAATCCCGACAAGCTCACCGATTACAAGCTGACCGTGAGCGACGTGGTGCAAGCGCTGCGCGCCTACAACGTGGAAGTCTCCGCCGGGCAGTTCGGCGGGACGCCGGCGGTGAAAGGCCAGCGCCTGAATGTTTCCATCGTCGTCCAGAACCTGCTCAAGACCCCGGAGGAGTTCGCCGCCATCCCCGTTCGCACCAATCCGGACGGCTCCGTCGTGCGGGTCAAGGACGTGGGACGGACGGAACTGGGGACCGAGTTCTACGATGTCCAGGCTTTCTACAACGGAAAACCGTCGGCCGCGATGGCCATCCGTCAGGCGCCCGGCGCCAACGCCCTGGACACCGCCAACGCCGTCAGGAAGAAGATGGAGGAGATGAGCCGCTACTTCCCGCGGGGAATGAAGGTCGTCTATCCCTACGACACGACGCCTTTCATACGGGTGGCCATCAACGAGGTGGTCAAGACCCTGTTCGAGGCGATCCTCCTGGTCTTCCTGGTCATGTACCTCTTCATGGGAAACATCCGGGCCACGCTGATCCCGACCATCGCCGTGCCGGTGGTCCTCCTGGGCACCTTCGCCGTGCTGGGCCTGTTCGGGTTTTCCATCAACATGCTGACCATGTTCGCCATGGTACTGGCCATCGGCCTGCTGGTGGACGACGCGATCGTGGTGGTGGAGAACGTGGAACGGATCATGAGCGAGGAGGGGCTTTCTCCCCGGGAAGCCACCGCGAAGTCGATGGAACAGATCACCAGCGCCCTGCTCGGCATCGGGCTGGTGCTCTCGGCCGTCTTCGGCCCGATGGCCTTCTTCGGCGGTTCGACCGGGGTCATTTACCGCCAGTTTTCCGTCACCATCATCGCCTCCATGCTCCTGTCGGTGGTGGTGGCGTTGATCCTCACCCCGGTCCTGTGCTCCTCGCTCCTGAAGCCGGTTCCCAAGGGTCACGAGCCGGCGGAAACCGGACTTCCTTGGCTACGTCCGTTCTTCCGCTGGTTCGACCGCCTCTTTTTCGGGATCAGGGACCGGTACGTGGGAGTGGTGGGACACTCCCTCTCCAAAAAAGTGCGTTACCTTGCGGTTTACATTTTGATTGTCGGCGTGGTTGGCTTCCTGTACTTGCGGTTGCCCACCGCCTACCTTCCCGACGAGGATCAGGGGATCCTTCTCGCCCAGATCCTCATGCCGACCGGCAGCACGCTGGATCAGACACAGGCGGTCGCGAATGAAGTCCAACGCCATTTCCAGGAGAACGAAAAAGAGGCGGTGGAATCCACTCTGACGATTTCCGGAATCGGCTTCTCCGGGAGGGCGCAGAACAACGGGATGGTGTTCGCCAAGTTGAAGGACTGGAAGCTGCGAAATCGGCCGGATCTGAGGGTACAGGCCGTTGCCGGAAGGACCATGGCGGCTTTTTCGGGGTACCGGAAGGCGATGGTCTTCGCCTTCCCGCCGCCCGCCGTCGTCGAGCTGGGCAACGCCAGGGGGATCGATTTCCAGTTGGTGGACCGTGGAGGGCTCGGTCACGCCGCACTGATGAACGCCCGCAACCAGCTCCTCGGCATGGCGGGGAAGGACCCGAGGTTGACGAAGGTCCGGCCCAACGGCATGGAAGACGTGCCCGAATACCGGGTCGACGTGGATTGGGAGAAGGCGGGCGCCCTCGGGGTGCCCATCGCCTCCATCCACTCCACGATCGGGGCGGCCTTCGGCAGTTCCTACGTCAACGACTTCATCCAGGCAGGGCGCGTCAAACGGGTGTACCTCCAGGCCGATGCCCCGTTCCGCATGCTCCCGAAGGACCTGGAGAAACTTTACGTGCGGAGTACGGCGGGGACGATGGTGCCCTTCGCCTCGTTCGCATCCACCCGCTGGGCGACCGGGTCCCCTCGGCTGGAGCGCTTCAACGGGTTCCCGTCGATGAGCATCTGGGGCGAGCCGGCGCCGGGAAGGAGTTCCGGCGAGGCGATGCTGGCCATGGAAGAGATCACCGCGAAGCTGCCCAAGGGGATCGGCTTCGACTGGGCCGGGCTTTCCTACCAGGAGCGGATGACGACGGCGCAGGGACCGATCCTTTACGCCTTCTCCATCCTGGTGATCTTCCTTTGCGTGGCGGCCTTGTATGAAAGCTGGACCATCCCCTTCGTCAACCTGCTGATGTTGCCGCTGGGGGTGCTCGGAGCATTGCTGGCGACCACTTCGCGGGGATTCCCCAACGATGTCTATTTCCAGATCGGATTCCTTACGACGCTGGGACTTTCGACGAAGAACGCCATTCTGATCATCCAGTTCATCAAGGAACAGCTGCGGCACGGGGCGGATCTGACCGAGTCCACGCTCGCGGCCGTGAAAATACGTTTCCGCCCCGTCATCATGACGTCGCTGGCGTTTTTCTTCGGTACGTTGCCGCTGGCCATCGCCAGCGGCGCCGGCGCCGGCGCCATGAACGCCATCGGAACCGCCGTCACCGGCGGGATGCTCTCGGCCACGTTCATCGACCTGATCTTCATCCCGTTGTTCTTCGTCGTCATCTCCCGGCTGTTCGCGAAAAAGCGCCCCGGGCTCGCTTCCGCGGGCTCTTCCGCTTCCACCGATGCCCCGGAGGTGAGCTGACATGGAAAGGATTAAGACCGTACTGTGCGTCTCTCTGGGAGCGTTCCTTTGTCTGAGCGGTTGCTCCATGGCCCCGAAATATACGCGCCCCGAAGCGCCGGTCCCCACTACCTGGCCGAGCGGCGCCGCATACGATAACGTGCAGGCCTCGCCCGGAGCGCCGGCGGCGGCCGGGCTCGAGTGGCGGGAATTCTTCACTGACGAACGCCTCCGGAAGGTCATCGAAACGGCGTTGAACAACAACCGCGACCTTCGGGTCGCCGCCCTGAACGTTGAAAGAGCGCGTGCGGTGTACGGCATTGCGCGGGCTGACCTCTTGCCGACGATCGAAGCAAAGGGCCGCGGGGGCAAGCAGGGCGTGCCCGCGGATTTTTCGCGCTCCGGCAGCCACGAGACTCTCTCAGAGTACAACGTCAACCTCGGGATCAGCGAGTGGGAAATCGATTTCTTCGGCCGCATCCGCAGCCTGAAGGACAAGGCGCTCGAGGAGTACCTTGCCACCGAGCAGGCGCGGCATGGCGCGCAGATACTGCTGGTGTCCGGGGTCGCCAACGCGTACCTGACCTTCGCCGCGGACCGGGAAACCCTCCAGTTGGCCCATTCCACGCTGGATACCCAGAAAGCCGCCTACGATCTGATCCGGAGGCGTTTCGACGTCGGACTCGCGCCCGAACTGGATCTTCGCCAGGCGCAGACGAGAGTGGATGCGGCCCGGGTGGATCTGGCCCTCTACTCC from bacterium carries:
- a CDS encoding aldehyde dehydrogenase family protein → METGVTESGKRVRQEVSYDERYRKLLDLAESLGKHRVRIVRAAVRDLRFTVKDSEAEVDVSIDRLKMFAEARPILEGRRPLGGEGSFVSLMLSYNGSSWLNTAITSLYMVGNRVNVKFSSKGSGLSALTESIYKPIFGDDIRFTREGGKEFMKRSLKDPGVSAVVAFGSDDNILPYEKAFRGSGKKLVFEGPGQDPFIVFPDADLDLAMRDLVATKFAYSGQTCVAPKRILIHRSIYGEFLARFEERVRNLETGAPEDVRTDVSPVASALAVARIREQLKEAVAMGAKIVCGGKIEGNLIHPTIVRDATDDMLGMREEVFGPVAFTSSFDTKEEVVARAKAHKYGLRAALFGGKEAAEAAKELVGKPYCHPVPAYTFGKFGTIALNQTRRESWRGAFITRAVGGYGYSGWIWETVDGAFRIKQGPKLLSIETSV
- a CDS encoding TetR/AcrR family transcriptional regulator, which gives rise to MIQEMKSPRRERRKAGQRQEMLEVALGLFSEKGYHNVSVHEIADKAEFAIGTLYKFFRNKEDLYKDLVLEQCETLHDALMQAMEKPDDEVEKLRNFVRTKSKLFRGNLPFFRLYLAESRGVNFNIKAGLDEKVREGYYASLQRLASIFETGIKNGRFKRIAGPYHLAVALDSTVNAFLLLWLDAPESHPYPGSPDGILDIFFKGLTEP
- a CDS encoding efflux RND transporter periplasmic adaptor subunit, yielding MRTNKNVYQPPKWSVALTALASLLLVGGCQNMQGKPAAPPPVPEVAVVTVRPEQVELTTELPGRTSAYRVAEIRPQVNGIILKRMFREGADVTSGEVLYQIDPAPYQSALMNAKASLSRAEANLPAVRSRAERYKELIADKAVSQQDYDDASATVKQAEADVESWKAAVETARINLAYTRITAPISGRIGRSAITEGSLVTAHQPLALSTIQQLDPIYMDVPQSTAELLRLKSRLKAGHLDRNGANQKKVKLLLEDGTTYPEEGTLEFQDVTVDPTTGSVILRAVFPNPQRVLLPGMFERAVVKEGVNRRAILIPQQSVSRDPKGNPAVLIVDAGEKVQLRMLEIDRAIGDKWLVSSGLASGDRVIVEGLQRARPGASVKVVPFEAAKSK
- a CDS encoding efflux RND transporter permease subunit; this translates as MLSKFFLDRPVFAWVIAIIMMVAGGLAIYNLPISQYPPIAPPSIAIDSFYPGASAKTVEDSVTQIIEQKMTGFDDMLYLSGTSDSAGASRVELTFKPGTDPDLAWAKVQNKLQLAMASLPDVVQRSGVMVSKSTRNFLIIVGLTSEDGSMDGNDLRDYAQSNLEKVLARVPGVGEVVNFGSQYSMRVWLNPDKLTDYKLTVSDVVQALRAYNVEVSAGQFGGTPAVKGQRLNVSIVVQNLLKTPEEFAAIPVRTNPDGSVVRVKDVGRTELGTEFYDVQAFYNGKPSAAMAIRQAPGANALDTANAVRKKMEEMSRYFPRGMKVVYPYDTTPFIRVAINEVVKTLFEAILLVFLVMYLFMGNIRATLIPTIAVPVVLLGTFAVLGLFGFSINMLTMFAMVLAIGLLVDDAIVVVENVERIMSEEGLSPREATAKSMEQITSALLGIGLVLSAVFGPMAFFGGSTGVIYRQFSVTIIASMLLSVVVALILTPVLCSSLLKPVPKGHEPAETGLPWLRPFFRWFDRLFFGIRDRYVGVVGHSLSKKVRYLAVYILIVGVVGFLYLRLPTAYLPDEDQGILLAQILMPTGSTLDQTQAVANEVQRHFQENEKEAVESTLTISGIGFSGRAQNNGMVFAKLKDWKLRNRPDLRVQAVAGRTMAAFSGYRKAMVFAFPPPAVVELGNARGIDFQLVDRGGLGHAALMNARNQLLGMAGKDPRLTKVRPNGMEDVPEYRVDVDWEKAGALGVPIASIHSTIGAAFGSSYVNDFIQAGRVKRVYLQADAPFRMLPKDLEKLYVRSTAGTMVPFASFASTRWATGSPRLERFNGFPSMSIWGEPAPGRSSGEAMLAMEEITAKLPKGIGFDWAGLSYQERMTTAQGPILYAFSILVIFLCVAALYESWTIPFVNLLMLPLGVLGALLATTSRGFPNDVYFQIGFLTTLGLSTKNAILIIQFIKEQLRHGADLTESTLAAVKIRFRPVIMTSLAFFFGTLPLAIASGAGAGAMNAIGTAVTGGMLSATFIDLIFIPLFFVVISRLFAKKRPGLASAGSSASTDAPEVS
- a CDS encoding efflux transporter outer membrane subunit, translated to MERIKTVLCVSLGAFLCLSGCSMAPKYTRPEAPVPTTWPSGAAYDNVQASPGAPAAAGLEWREFFTDERLRKVIETALNNNRDLRVAALNVERARAVYGIARADLLPTIEAKGRGGKQGVPADFSRSGSHETLSEYNVNLGISEWEIDFFGRIRSLKDKALEEYLATEQARHGAQILLVSGVANAYLTFAADRETLQLAHSTLDTQKAAYDLIRRRFDVGLAPELDLRQAQTRVDAARVDLALYSRLAAQDKNALDLLVGLKVPAELLPDDLSLVRPAREISPGLSSEVLLLRPDILQAEDLLKAANANIGAARATLFPRISLTTAFGTASGELSGLFKSGSEAWNFSPQIVAPIFDARAWAALDAIKVEREIAVARYEKAIQTAFREVADALAVRGTVEDQLSAQRSLVEAASVTYRLSNARYVKGIDSFLGVLDAQRSLYAAQQGLIAVRLAKFANQVRLYAVLGGGGDRITESPVNSRR